The Mesoterricola silvestris sequence TGCACCTTCGCGCCGCCCAGGAATTCCGCCGTCACGTCCTCGCCGGTGGCCGCCTTCACGAGGGGCGGGCCCCCCAGGAAGATGGTGCCGGTGCCGTTGACGATGATGGTCTGGTCGCTCATGGCGGGCACGTAGGCGCCCCCCGCGGTGCAGCTGCCCATGACCGCCGCGATCTGGGGGATGCCCGCCGCGGAAAGCACCGCCTGGTTGTAGAAGATCCGGCCGAAGTGGTCCCGGTCCGGGAAGACCTCGGCCTGCAGGGGCAGGAAGGCCCCGCCGCTGTCCACCAGGTAGAGGCAGGGCAGGCGGTTCTCCAGGGCGATCTCCTGGGCCCGCAGGTGCTTCTTCACGGTCAGCGGGTAGTAGGTGCCGCCCTTCACCGTGGCGTCGTTGGCGACGATCATGCAGGGGCGGCCCTGCACCATGCCCACGCCGGTCACCAGGCCCGCGGCGGGCACCGGGTCGTCGTAGACGCCCGTGGCCGCGAACAGGCCCACCTCCAGGAAGGGGGAGGCCGGGTCGCACAGCAGCGCGATGCGGTCCCGCACGAAGAGCTTGCCCTGGGCGGCGTGGCGGGCCCGGGCCCGGTCGTCCCCGCCCCGGCGCAGCAGCTCCTTCTCCTTCCCCAGCGCCTCGCACAGGGCCAGGTTGTGGGCGCGGTTCTGCCGGAAGGCGTCGGAGGAGGGCTTGAGGCGGCTGTGGATCAGCGTCACGCTCAGTACTCCTTGAGGAGGTGCCGGGCGATGACCATCCGCTGGATCTCGCTGGTGCCCTCCCCGATGGTGCAGAGCTTGACGTCCCGGTAGAACTTCTCCACCGGGTAGTCCTTGATGAAGCCGTAGCCGCCGTGGATCTGCACGGCCTCCTCGGCCACCCTGCAGGCGGTCTCCGAGGCGAAGAGCTTGGCCATGGCGGCGGCCTTGGCGTAGGGCTGGCCCTGGTCCTTGAGGGTCGCGGCCTTGTACACCAGCAGCCGGGAGGCCTCGATGCCCACCTGCATGTCGGCGAGCTTGAACTGGATGGCCTGGTGGTCGGCCAGGAACTTGCCGAAGGCCCGGCGGATGGTGGCGTACCTCACCGAGGCCTCGAAGGCCCCCTGGGCCATGCCCAGGGCCAGGGCGGCGATGCCGATGCGGCCGCCGTCCAGGGTCTTCATGGCCTGCTTGAAGCCCACGCCCTCCTCCCCCAGGAGGTTGGCCGCGGGGACCCGCACGTCCTCCAGGATGAGTTCCGAGGTGTCGCTGGCGCGCATGCCCAGCTTGTTCTCCTGCTTGCCTGCCCTGAATCCCGGGGTGTCCTTCTCCACGATGAAGGCGCTGATGCCGTCGGCGCCGGACCCGCCCCGGGTGCGGGCCATGACCACGCAGACCCCGCCCACCGTGCCGTGGGTGGCGAAGTTCTTGGAGCCGTTCAGGACCCAGTGGTCGCCCACCCTGCGGGCCGTGGTGCGCAGGGCCCCCGCGTCGCTGCCGGCCTCGGCCTCCGTGAGGGCCCAGGCCCCCAGCATCTTCCCCGCCGCCAGCGGCTTGAGGTACCTCTCCAGCTGGTCCGGGTTCCCCTGGGTGTAGATGTGGTTCGAGCACAGGCTGTTGTGGGCCGCCACGCTGAGCCCCACGCTGCCGTCCACCCGGCTCAGCTCCTCCACCAGCACCGCGTACTCCAGGTAGCCCATGCCGGCCCCGTCGTACTCCTCCGGGAAGAACACCCCCAGCATGCCCATGTCCCCGAGCCGGGCCAGGACCTCCGCCGGAAAGATCCGCTCCTCGTCCCAGGTGAGGACGTGGGGCCGGATCTCGTTCTGGGCGAACCTGCGCACCTCCTCCCGGAGGGCCTCCACGTGCTCGGGCAGGGTGAAATCCACGGCATCCCTCGCTGGCAAACGTTCGGAATTGGGAAAACCGGGCACATCCGCTCCCGGCACCTGGGAAAAGGTACAGACACTATACCGATTGCCCCGGAAGGTTCCAGCCCAGATTGCAATCCCGTCTCAAATACCGCCTATGGCCCGGCCACGTATTCCCACGTGTCCCGGACTTCCGCCCCGGTTCGTTGCCGCGGGCGGGGCCCGCGGCAACGGAAAGCTCTCGCCTCAGCCATGGGCCGGTGTTGTCACCCATTGGCCCCGACCCACCTTGGGGGCTCTCTCCGCGTGTTTCCCCGGGCAAGTTGATTCGCGCCAAGGCTGATCGGTTCCGATCGACTCACAAATCAACGTCGGCGCGACCCGTTTCCCACCCCGGAACACTCGAAGCGTGTCCAAGGCCCATAGGCCCTCCCGGAGAGCCTCCCCCTCCCGCCCGCTCCACCCCGCAATCGAAGCCGGAGCGTGCCAACACCCCCGCGAAACCCCAAGGCGAGCGCTTTCCGTTGACGCAGCTTGCCTGCGTCAACGAACCCGGCGCGACGGTCCGGAACCCGCCCCTTCCTACCTTTCGAAGAGGGGGACGTAGTGGTTGAGGGAGGG is a genomic window containing:
- a CDS encoding acyl-CoA dehydrogenase family protein, coding for MDFTLPEHVEALREEVRRFAQNEIRPHVLTWDEERIFPAEVLARLGDMGMLGVFFPEEYDGAGMGYLEYAVLVEELSRVDGSVGLSVAAHNSLCSNHIYTQGNPDQLERYLKPLAAGKMLGAWALTEAEAGSDAGALRTTARRVGDHWVLNGSKNFATHGTVGGVCVVMARTRGGSGADGISAFIVEKDTPGFRAGKQENKLGMRASDTSELILEDVRVPAANLLGEEGVGFKQAMKTLDGGRIGIAALALGMAQGAFEASVRYATIRRAFGKFLADHQAIQFKLADMQVGIEASRLLVYKAATLKDQGQPYAKAAAMAKLFASETACRVAEEAVQIHGGYGFIKDYPVEKFYRDVKLCTIGEGTSEIQRMVIARHLLKEY